CCAGGCATAAGCTTGGTGAACAATGAGGTAGTCTTCGCGAGGCCAAAGCCACAAAACGATGGCAGCAGTGAAGCCTTTGATGTGTTGGCGTGCCGCTATCTGCATCTCAATCAGCCTGATTCCGGGAGGACACCGGCCATGGCCAAAACGGTCCGTTTTGAAGACGATCTACAACAGCTGGAACGCTGCGTCAATCAGCTTGAGGACGCCGAGCTGTCACTGGAAGAGGCTCTGAAGCTTTATGAAGCCGGCGTCAAATGCGCCGAACGCTGCCGCAAAGCCCTGGCACGGGCCGAAAGCCGCCTGGAACTGCTTGACCGGCAAGACGACGGCCAGCTGATCTGCCGCCCGGCAACCGATCCCGATGAGGAACTT
This genomic interval from Desulfuromonas thiophila contains the following:
- the xseB gene encoding exodeoxyribonuclease VII small subunit — protein: MAKTVRFEDDLQQLERCVNQLEDAELSLEEALKLYEAGVKCAERCRKALARAESRLELLDRQDDGQLICRPATDPDEELR